In Carya illinoinensis cultivar Pawnee chromosome 9, C.illinoinensisPawnee_v1, whole genome shotgun sequence, the following are encoded in one genomic region:
- the LOC122276311 gene encoding chlorophyll a-b binding protein CP29.1, chloroplastic: MAATTAAATSSFIGTRLPEVYSNSGRFQARFGFGRKKSPPKKSVKPTTDRPLWYPGAKAPEWLDGSLVGDYGFDPFGLGKPAEYLQFDLDSLDQNLAKNLAGDVIGTRFEGGDVKSTPFQPYSEVFGLQRFRECELIHGRWAMLATLGALAVESLTGVTWQDAGKVELIEGSSYLGQPLPFSITALIWIEVLVIGYIEFQRNAELDPEKRLYPGGKYFDPLGLASDPEKKATLQLAEIKHARLAMVGFLGFAVQAAVTGKGPLNNWATHLSDPLHTTIIDAFTS; encoded by the exons ATGGCTGCAACCACTGCCGCTGCTACTTCCTCCTTCATTGGAACACGTCTGCCAGAAGTTTACTCAAACTCCGGCAGATTCCAAGCCCGATTCGGATTCGGACGTAAGAAAAGCCCGCCCAAGAAATCTGTAAAGCCCACTACCGATCGTCCTCTCTGGTATCCGGGAGCCAAAGCTCCGGAATGGCTGGACGGGAGCTTGGTTGGTGATTACGGTTTCGACCCGTTCGGACTGGGCAAGCCCGCCGAGTACTTGCAGTTCGACTTGGACTCGTTGGACCAGAACCTGGCTAAGAATTTGGCCGGCGACGTGATCGGCACCCGATTTGAGGGCGGGGACGTGAAGTCGACCCCGTTCCAGCCCTACAGCGAAGTGTTCGGCTTGCAGAGGTTCCGTGAGTGCGAGCTCATCCATGGAAGGTGGGCCATGTTGGCCACACTCGGTGCACTCGCTGTTGAGTCGCTCACCGGCGTTACCTGGCAAGACGCCGGAAAG GTGGAGCTGATTGAAGGTTCTTCTTACCTTGGCCAACCCCTTCCATTCTCCATCACCGCGTTGATATGGATTGAGGTTCTGGTAATTGGATACATCGAGTTCCAAAGAAACGCAGAGCTGGACCCGGAGAAGAGGCTTTACCCCGGCGGGAAGTACTTTGATCCTCTAGGCTTGGCCTCCGACCCAGAGAAGAAGGCCACCCTCCAATTGGCAGAAATCAAGCACGCCCGCCTCGCCATGGTTGGCTTCCTTGGCTTTGCCGTCCAAGCTGCCGTCACCGGAAAAGGCCCTCTCAACAACTGGGCAACCCATTTGAGTGACCCTCTCCACACCACCATTATTGACGCCTTCACCTCTTAA